The DNA region GGTCGACAGGAAGTTCCTGTCGGCCCTGATCCCTTACCTCGATTTAAACGTCGCCGCGGGCGAAGGCGGTCATGATGCCCGGCGCGGCCGTGTCGAAGCCCACCACGTCCAGCATGTCGGCCCGGTCCGGGTCGGCGATGGTGAAGCCGGTGGCGGTCAGGCCCACCACGATCAGGCGGGGTCTGATGCCCATCTGCTGCGCGTAGCGGTCCAGCGCGACCTTCGGGTGGGTGGTGCCCGCCCAGGTTTCGTTGTCGGTGTACACCACGAAGGTGTCCACGGCCAGCTTCTCCCGGGCGGCCCACAGCATCGGCTGGGCGCAGTCGGTGGCGCCGAAGCTGCTTGCCTGGGCCTTGCGCATGGCGCTGTCCAGCGTGTCGCGGGGCGTGATGCCCAGCGCGCGGAACTGATTGGCGAAGCCCATCGTGAACGCGGCCGGTTCGGTGCGCAGCGCCACCATGCTCATGGCGGCGGCGGCCATGTTGGGCGTCAGGCCGGGCACGCCCGCGACCTGCCCGCAGGTCATGCTGCCGGACACGTCCAGCGCCAGCAGGTGCCGGGTGCCGGCCGCCTGCACGTTCCCGAAGGCCAGGGTGAACGCCTCTTCCAGCGCGTCCACGATCCGCGGAACGGGCGTCCAGGTGCCGCTGCCCTTCACGCCGCGGCCCTGCGCGTACACCAGGCGGGCCTTCAGGGCGTCCAGCGGGTGAATGCGGCCACGCTTCAGGACGTCCGGGTTCGCGATGCGGTTCACCACGGCCCTCGTCACAGCGGGGTCGTTCAGGGTCAGCACGCCCACGCGGCCCAGGTTGCCCAGGTTCCGCAGCAGCCACGTCAGGCCGTTCGTCTCCATCGCCGCGCGGTACACCTCGGGGCCGCGCACGGTGGTGGGAACGGCCTCCATCGGCAGGCCGTACTCGCGCATCAGGGTGGCGGCGTCCGCGTCGGTGCGGGCCTGCATGGCCTTCAGGTGCCCCTCAATGACGCGCAGGGCAGGGGCGTCCGCGTCCAGGTCGGGCAGGACGCCGTCCACCATGAACTTCAGCACGGCGTTGCGCTGCGCGTCCGTGGTCCTGGGGTGGCTCTTGCGCAGGGCGTCCGCCTGGCTCCAGCCGTCGCGGGCCTTGTACTTCACGGCCCACAGAGCCAGCCGGGTCACGTCGGCGGTCTCGTACACGTTCGCCACGCCGCGGCGCGTCAGGCGGCCCCAGCCGCCCAGGGCGTCCGCGAACGCCAGGAAGTGCAGCAGCATGGTGCCGGTGCGCGCCACCTCCGGCAGGGCGTCCCAGGCGGCCTTGCGGTCTGCGGCGCTCGGCGCGGTCTTGGCGATCAGGGCCAGCACCAGCAGGGCCGGGTCGGCCTTCGGGGCGCGGCCGCCGCGCACGACGTCCAGCGTCACCCGCAGGGCCAGCGCGGCGTCGCGCTGCACCAGTTCATTCAGGAACGCGGTCGCCTGCAGGGTGTGGGGACGCTCGGTGGCGTAGAAGGTGCCGCCGTCGGTGCCCAGCACCAGGAAGCGCGTCA from Deinococcus ficus includes:
- the rsr gene encoding RNA-binding protein Rsr, whose protein sequence is MKNLLNAITRTSRPQTERLDAHQVVNNAGGFVYALPDEGRLTRFLVLGTDGGTFYATERPHTLQATAFLNELVQRDAALALRVTLDVVRGGRAPKADPALLVLALIAKTAPSAADRKAAWDALPEVARTGTMLLHFLAFADALGGWGRLTRRGVANVYETADVTRLALWAVKYKARDGWSQADALRKSHPRTTDAQRNAVLKFMVDGVLPDLDADAPALRVIEGHLKAMQARTDADAATLMREYGLPMEAVPTTVRGPEVYRAAMETNGLTWLLRNLGNLGRVGVLTLNDPAVTRAVVNRIANPDVLKRGRIHPLDALKARLVYAQGRGVKGSGTWTPVPRIVDALEEAFTLAFGNVQAAGTRHLLALDVSGSMTCGQVAGVPGLTPNMAAAAMSMVALRTEPAAFTMGFANQFRALGITPRDTLDSAMRKAQASSFGATDCAQPMLWAAREKLAVDTFVVYTDNETWAGTTHPKVALDRYAQQMGIRPRLIVVGLTATGFTIADPDRADMLDVVGFDTAAPGIMTAFARGDV